Proteins found in one Phocoena sinus isolate mPhoSin1 chromosome 5, mPhoSin1.pri, whole genome shotgun sequence genomic segment:
- the LOC116754033 gene encoding 60S ribosomal protein L39-like, with protein MSSHKTFRIKRFLAKKQKQNRPIPQWIQIKTGNKIRYNSKRRHWRRTKLGL; from the coding sequence ATGTCTTCTCACAAGACTTTCAGGATCAAACGATTcctggccaaaaaacaaaagcagaatcgTCCCATTCCCCAGTGGATTCAAATAAAAACTGGTAATAAAATCAGGTACAACTCTAAGAGAAGACATTGGAGAAGAACCAAGCTGGGTCTATAA